A single Salmo salar chromosome ssa19, Ssal_v3.1, whole genome shotgun sequence DNA region contains:
- the itprid1 gene encoding uncharacterized protein itprid1 isoform X2, translating into MATEGATEKRANLVASKVMWSNRDDVPMSAPERSHGSDRAGICRQNNVQQWLRSHEADAKPDHTREAAAGLLKRNASSEDDLALGVEASLYGKQGVRTVQEFLRSSRSSPVLTRWNSLTSAFSAQSAPLSVMDVLNLWSDDPEEVLLDLGFGCDEPDISGRIPARFINNQSSARGINIQVFLDAQKNRMDIENPDVSNRFRQLEVLQQVTTAFSSLVGGASTDSVSESGVPALASAGAREKRKRMGMLLRRVSRKTLSQTQFQTQNQTQDSQDTNPTPHSPVTHLPQPLAGLPDRRTPLKRARQGLAESICLTPLAEEQGLASEAPEPHSVHQEGALWLEVGKEYQPLISSGIPTRKKSPGEARESFEMEEIQSFDEGSISGSYMGASDTTAVCVMRTNSCQSDSSGFLEEPFIPSITQHPSPGPELMKALSGIFGGSTDSQITVKGASPPSSPPSTSLDPSPPSLSMCHPRPESPLYRPETTSPTEETPRHQDSPTPHSLSDALEMTNSAFGARPSLMENTVTEEDGFSSACGSPCHKPDSPLRHVIIIMKTDRETEHFTVESEEAVPIGGEEKDIAEQSGNVQTGTEAVGDQDTDCYGSHEGSRMNSVALVQMKKETEMKTKVQISSGLEGPVLGPVAVPEVVNQGSETGSVCQDRYSEDPLLGSDPNFSAEPLPASSLPPAEPLPASSLPPAEPLSASLPPVHWETGGSKISEGSSSLVVQEPVPPLYQPADPSTDPPPGPALTSPSEQVSPPSPPPSPSPASWPHQPPASAFPAASSSSPTQAHSPIPNHSLSALTTTPTPSSIPNSPSAHSLTVAPSQAPTPLVPHSGAFRSGRSVSVQMPSSLPSVSHSALRRGGVPHTPSPLGPSFEPRPLTDLTLRQRRNSFSRKAWSDADVSHFAEHRNTAVAMGKAVMTPEMISLLSPVPSLSSSNRWLSRDGSRRSGSFQMKSTSLDTGLWQEEEGDEVGDEDRRWERALFSGLSCCCSCDNRCSCCSQNNHLKPSSVSAFPYSLDELEGMMHCMRKFRCVLTDIEEQLSEDQASVYSSLSDTDRDEVRDILELRKAVKQEAGELELQLTDLVHRYDDSFKMKMHRLLDEQSHLYTQLRLLPLIPKTTPGSASSRSMATQCCLLPWLPLTDMSRPHPSPQATWDLESRSALPDSSSMGQRLNHGSTGTKPDKLDIVGFIQRLKESIRHSVNTDSLE; encoded by the exons atggcAACTGAAGGGGCCACAGAGAAGAGAGCCAACTTGGTGGCATCTAAAGTCATGTGGAGTAACAGGGATGACGTACCTATGTCAGCACCAGAACGGTCACATGGCAGTGACAGAGCTG GAATCTGTAGACAGAACAACGTCCAACAGTGGCTTAGAAGTCATGA GGCGGATGCAAAACCAGACCACACCAGAGAAGCTGCAGCAG ggcttcttaagaGGAACGCCAGCAGTGAGGATGACTTAGCGTTGGGCGTCGAAG CGTCTTTATATGGTAAACAGGGAGTGAGGACCGTCCAGGAATTTCTGAG GAGTTCCAGGTCCAGCCCAGTTCTCACCAGGTGGAACAGCTTGACCTCAGCCTTCTCAGCACAGTCAGCTCCACTCAG TGTAATGGATGTGCTGAATCTGTGGAGTGACGACCCAGAGGAGGTCCTACTAGATCTGGGCTTCGGCTGTGACGAGCCTGACATCTCTGGACGGATCCCTGCCCGCTTCATCAACAACCAGTCCAGCGCCCGGGGAATCAACATCCAGGTGTTCCTGGACGCCCAGAAGAACCGCATGGACATAGAGAACCCTGATGTCAGCA ataGGTTCAGGCAGTTGGAGGTGCTGCAGCAGGTTACCACTGCATTCTCATCCCTGGTCGGTGGTGCGTCTACAGACTCCGTCTCCGAGAGCGGAGTTCCAGCTTTAGCTTCAGCCGGGGccagggagaagaggaagagaatgGGCATGCTGCTCCGCCGGGTCTCCAGAAAAACCCTCAGCCAAACCCAGTTTCAGACACAAAACCAGACCCAGGACTCCCAGGACACAAACCCCACTCCCCACAGTCCTGTAACCCACTTACCGCAGCCCCTGGCTGGCCTCCCTGACAGGCGGACCCCGCTGAAACGAGCCAGACAGGGCCTGGCTGAGAGTATATGTCTGACCCCGCTGGCAGAGGAGCAAGGCCTAGCCTCGGAAGCACCAGAGCCCCACTCGGTCCACCAGGAGGGTGCACTCTGGCTGGAGGTGGGGAAGGAGTATCAACCCCTGATCTCCAGTGGTATTCCAACCAGAAAGAAAAGTCCTGGGGAGGCCAGGGAGTCCTTTGAGATGGAGGAG ATCCAGAGCTTTGATGAGGGCAGTATTTCTGGGAGCTACATGGGAGCATCCGACACCACAG cagtgtgtgtgatgaGGACTAACAGCTGCCAGTCTGACAGCAGTGGCTTCCTGGAAGAGCCCTTCATCCCTTCCATTACCCAGCATCCCTCACCTGGACCCGAGCTCATGAAG GCTTTGTCGGGAATATTTGGAGGCAGCACTGACAGCCAGATCACTGTAAAAGGAGCTTCACCCCCCTCGTCCCCCCCATCCACTTCCCTGGAcccttcccctccttccctctccatgTGCCACCCAAGACCCGAGTCTCCTCTATACAGACCAGAGACAACAAGCCCTACAGAGGAGACACCCAGACACCAGGATTCCCCCACACCCCACTCCCTCTCTGATGCCTTGGAGATGACTAACTCTGCTTTTGGAGCCAGGCCAAGCCTAATGGAAAACACTGTCACTGAGGAAGATGGATTCTCTTCGGCCTGCGGTTCACCTTGTCATAAGCCAGACTCTCCGTTACGGCACGTTATTATTATCATGAAAACAGATAGAGAAACAGAACACTTTACTGTGGAATCAGAGGAAGCTGTTCCaataggaggagaggaaaaggacaTAGCGGAACAAAGTGGCAATGTTCAGACAGGAACAGAGGCTGTTGGTGATCAGGACACCGATTGTTATGGGTCACATGAAGGCTCTCGGATGAACTCGGTAGCTCTGGTGCAgatgaagaaagagacagagatgaagaCGAAAGTACAGATTAGTTCTGGTTTGGAAGGTCCAGTGTTGGGTCCTGTTGCTGTTCCTGAGGTGGTGAATCAAGGCTCTGAGACTGGATCTGTTTGTCAGGACCGGTACTCTGAAGATCCTCTATTAGGATCTGACCCTAACTTCTCAGCAGagcctctccctgcctcctctctccccccagcagagcctctccctgcctcctctctccccccagcagagcctctctctgcctccctccccccagtGCACTGGGAAACAGGTGGCTCAAAGATTTCAGAGGGATCCTCAAGCTTGGTTGTCCAAGAGCCTGTCCCACCACTATATCAACCAGCAGACCCATCGACAGACCCACCTCCAGGCCCAGCTTTAACCTCACCTTCAGAGCAAGTGTCACCTCCATCCCCACCACCATCTCCATCCCCAGCCTCGTGGCCACACCAACCTCCAGCCTCAGCTTTTCCGGCAGCATCCAGCTCATCTCCAACCCAAGCCCATTCCCCAATCCCAAACCATTCTCTATCAGCCCTAACCACAACACCAACCCCATCCTCAATTCCAAACTCGCCATCAGCCCATTCCTTAACCGTAGCTCCATCTCAAGCCCCAACTCCACTCGTCCCCCACAGTGGTGCTTTCAGGTCAGGCCGGTCTGTGTCTGTCCAGATGCCCTCCTCCCTGCCCTCTGTCTCCCACTCTGCCCTCCGGAGAGGTGGCGTCCCCCACACCCCCTCCCCGCTCGGCCCTTCCTTCGAGCCCCGCCCCCTGACTGACCTGACGCTCCGGCAGAGGCGGAACTCCTTCTCCAGGAAGGCGTGGTCAGATGCTGATGTCTCCCACTTTGCAGAACACAGAAACACTGCGGTTGCCATGGGAAAGGCAGTCATGACACCTGAGATGATATCCCTCCTGTCCCCCGTCCCCTCCCTGTCATCGTCCAATCGGTGGCTGTCTCGCGACGGTTCACGAAGATCCGGAAGTTTCCAGATGAAGTCCACCTCCTTGGACACGGGGCTGTggcaggaggaagagggggatgaaGTGGGGGATGAGGATAGACGGTGGGAACGAGCCCTGTTCTCTGGGCTTTCCTGCTGCTGCTCCTGTGATAACCGCTGTAGCTGCTGTTCTCAGAACAATCACCTCAAACCATCCTCCGTTTCAGCTTTCCCT TATTCCCTGGATGAGCTGGAGGGGATGATGCACTGTATGAGGAAGTTCCGCTGCGTCCTGACAGACATCGAGGAACAGCTGTCAGAAGACCAGGCCTCGGTGTACAGCTcactctctgacactgacag AGATGAAGTGCGAGACATCTTGGAGCTGAGGAAAGCTGTGAAACAGGAAGCAGGAGAGTTGGAACTGCAGCTCACTGACCTGGTTCATCGCTATGACGACAGCTTCAAAATG AAGATGCACAGACTACTCGATGAACAATCTCACCTCTACACCCAGCTAAGGCTCCTCCCCCTGATCCCCAAGACCACCCCTGGCTCCGCCTCCTCTAGGAGCATGGCCACTCAGTGCTGCCTGCTGCCCTGGCTGCCTTTGACGGACATGTCCAGGCCACACCCCTCACCGCAGGCCACCTGGGATTTGGAGTCCAGATCAGCTCTGCCAGATTCCAGTTCTATGGGCCAGAGACTAAACCATGGTTCTACCGGCACCAAGCCAGACAAACTGGACATTGTGGGTTTCATCCAGAGA CTGAAGGAGTCCATACGCCACTCTGTCAATACTGACTCACTGGAGTAA
- the itprid1 gene encoding histone-lysine N-methyltransferase SETD1B isoform X3 — translation MDVLNLWSDDPEEVLLDLGFGCDEPDISGRIPARFINNQSSARGINIQVFLDAQKNRMDIENPDVSNRFRQLEVLQQVTTAFSSLVGGASTDSVSESGVPALASAGAREKRKRMGMLLRRVSRKTLSQTQFQTQNQTQDSQDTNPTPHSPVTHLPQPLAGLPDRRTPLKRARQGLAESICLTPLAEEQGLASEAPEPHSVHQEGALWLEVGKEYQPLISSGIPTRKKSPGEARESFEMEEIQSFDEGSISGSYMGASDTTAVCVMRTNSCQSDSSGFLEEPFIPSITQHPSPGPELMKALSGIFGGSTDSQITVKGASPPSSPPSTSLDPSPPSLSMCHPRPESPLYRPETTSPTEETPRHQDSPTPHSLSDALEMTNSAFGARPSLMENTVTEEDGFSSACGSPCHKPDSPLRHVIIIMKTDRETEHFTVESEEAVPIGGEEKDIAEQSGNVQTGTEAVGDQDTDCYGSHEGSRMNSVALVQMKKETEMKTKVQISSGLEGPVLGPVAVPEVVNQGSETGSVCQDRYSEDPLLGSDPNFSAEPLPASSLPPAEPLPASSLPPAEPLSASLPPVHWETGGSKISEGSSSLVVQEPVPPLYQPADPSTDPPPGPALTSPSEQVSPPSPPPSPSPASWPHQPPASAFPAASSSSPTQAHSPIPNHSLSALTTTPTPSSIPNSPSAHSLTVAPSQAPTPLVPHSGAFRSGRSVSVQMPSSLPSVSHSALRRGGVPHTPSPLGPSFEPRPLTDLTLRQRRNSFSRKAWSDADVSHFAEHRNTAVAMGKAVMTPEMISLLSPVPSLSSSNRWLSRDGSRRSGSFQMKSTSLDTGLWQEEEGDEVGDEDRRWERALFSGLSCCCSCDNRCSCCSQNNHLKPSSVSAFPYSLDELEGMMHCMRKFRCVLTDIEEQLSEDQASVYSSLSDTDRDEVRDILELRKAVKQEAGELELQLTDLVHRYDDSFKMKMHRLLDEQSHLYTQLRLLPLIPKTTPGSASSRSMATQCCLLPWLPLTDMSRPHPSPQATWDLESRSALPDSSSMGQRLNHGSTGTKPDKLDIVGFIQRLKESIRHSVNTDSLE, via the exons ATGGATGTGCTGAATCTGTGGAGTGACGACCCAGAGGAGGTCCTACTAGATCTGGGCTTCGGCTGTGACGAGCCTGACATCTCTGGACGGATCCCTGCCCGCTTCATCAACAACCAGTCCAGCGCCCGGGGAATCAACATCCAGGTGTTCCTGGACGCCCAGAAGAACCGCATGGACATAGAGAACCCTGATGTCAGCA ataGGTTCAGGCAGTTGGAGGTGCTGCAGCAGGTTACCACTGCATTCTCATCCCTGGTCGGTGGTGCGTCTACAGACTCCGTCTCCGAGAGCGGAGTTCCAGCTTTAGCTTCAGCCGGGGccagggagaagaggaagagaatgGGCATGCTGCTCCGCCGGGTCTCCAGAAAAACCCTCAGCCAAACCCAGTTTCAGACACAAAACCAGACCCAGGACTCCCAGGACACAAACCCCACTCCCCACAGTCCTGTAACCCACTTACCGCAGCCCCTGGCTGGCCTCCCTGACAGGCGGACCCCGCTGAAACGAGCCAGACAGGGCCTGGCTGAGAGTATATGTCTGACCCCGCTGGCAGAGGAGCAAGGCCTAGCCTCGGAAGCACCAGAGCCCCACTCGGTCCACCAGGAGGGTGCACTCTGGCTGGAGGTGGGGAAGGAGTATCAACCCCTGATCTCCAGTGGTATTCCAACCAGAAAGAAAAGTCCTGGGGAGGCCAGGGAGTCCTTTGAGATGGAGGAG ATCCAGAGCTTTGATGAGGGCAGTATTTCTGGGAGCTACATGGGAGCATCCGACACCACAG cagtgtgtgtgatgaGGACTAACAGCTGCCAGTCTGACAGCAGTGGCTTCCTGGAAGAGCCCTTCATCCCTTCCATTACCCAGCATCCCTCACCTGGACCCGAGCTCATGAAG GCTTTGTCGGGAATATTTGGAGGCAGCACTGACAGCCAGATCACTGTAAAAGGAGCTTCACCCCCCTCGTCCCCCCCATCCACTTCCCTGGAcccttcccctccttccctctccatgTGCCACCCAAGACCCGAGTCTCCTCTATACAGACCAGAGACAACAAGCCCTACAGAGGAGACACCCAGACACCAGGATTCCCCCACACCCCACTCCCTCTCTGATGCCTTGGAGATGACTAACTCTGCTTTTGGAGCCAGGCCAAGCCTAATGGAAAACACTGTCACTGAGGAAGATGGATTCTCTTCGGCCTGCGGTTCACCTTGTCATAAGCCAGACTCTCCGTTACGGCACGTTATTATTATCATGAAAACAGATAGAGAAACAGAACACTTTACTGTGGAATCAGAGGAAGCTGTTCCaataggaggagaggaaaaggacaTAGCGGAACAAAGTGGCAATGTTCAGACAGGAACAGAGGCTGTTGGTGATCAGGACACCGATTGTTATGGGTCACATGAAGGCTCTCGGATGAACTCGGTAGCTCTGGTGCAgatgaagaaagagacagagatgaagaCGAAAGTACAGATTAGTTCTGGTTTGGAAGGTCCAGTGTTGGGTCCTGTTGCTGTTCCTGAGGTGGTGAATCAAGGCTCTGAGACTGGATCTGTTTGTCAGGACCGGTACTCTGAAGATCCTCTATTAGGATCTGACCCTAACTTCTCAGCAGagcctctccctgcctcctctctccccccagcagagcctctccctgcctcctctctccccccagcagagcctctctctgcctccctccccccagtGCACTGGGAAACAGGTGGCTCAAAGATTTCAGAGGGATCCTCAAGCTTGGTTGTCCAAGAGCCTGTCCCACCACTATATCAACCAGCAGACCCATCGACAGACCCACCTCCAGGCCCAGCTTTAACCTCACCTTCAGAGCAAGTGTCACCTCCATCCCCACCACCATCTCCATCCCCAGCCTCGTGGCCACACCAACCTCCAGCCTCAGCTTTTCCGGCAGCATCCAGCTCATCTCCAACCCAAGCCCATTCCCCAATCCCAAACCATTCTCTATCAGCCCTAACCACAACACCAACCCCATCCTCAATTCCAAACTCGCCATCAGCCCATTCCTTAACCGTAGCTCCATCTCAAGCCCCAACTCCACTCGTCCCCCACAGTGGTGCTTTCAGGTCAGGCCGGTCTGTGTCTGTCCAGATGCCCTCCTCCCTGCCCTCTGTCTCCCACTCTGCCCTCCGGAGAGGTGGCGTCCCCCACACCCCCTCCCCGCTCGGCCCTTCCTTCGAGCCCCGCCCCCTGACTGACCTGACGCTCCGGCAGAGGCGGAACTCCTTCTCCAGGAAGGCGTGGTCAGATGCTGATGTCTCCCACTTTGCAGAACACAGAAACACTGCGGTTGCCATGGGAAAGGCAGTCATGACACCTGAGATGATATCCCTCCTGTCCCCCGTCCCCTCCCTGTCATCGTCCAATCGGTGGCTGTCTCGCGACGGTTCACGAAGATCCGGAAGTTTCCAGATGAAGTCCACCTCCTTGGACACGGGGCTGTggcaggaggaagagggggatgaaGTGGGGGATGAGGATAGACGGTGGGAACGAGCCCTGTTCTCTGGGCTTTCCTGCTGCTGCTCCTGTGATAACCGCTGTAGCTGCTGTTCTCAGAACAATCACCTCAAACCATCCTCCGTTTCAGCTTTCCCT TATTCCCTGGATGAGCTGGAGGGGATGATGCACTGTATGAGGAAGTTCCGCTGCGTCCTGACAGACATCGAGGAACAGCTGTCAGAAGACCAGGCCTCGGTGTACAGCTcactctctgacactgacag AGATGAAGTGCGAGACATCTTGGAGCTGAGGAAAGCTGTGAAACAGGAAGCAGGAGAGTTGGAACTGCAGCTCACTGACCTGGTTCATCGCTATGACGACAGCTTCAAAATG AAGATGCACAGACTACTCGATGAACAATCTCACCTCTACACCCAGCTAAGGCTCCTCCCCCTGATCCCCAAGACCACCCCTGGCTCCGCCTCCTCTAGGAGCATGGCCACTCAGTGCTGCCTGCTGCCCTGGCTGCCTTTGACGGACATGTCCAGGCCACACCCCTCACCGCAGGCCACCTGGGATTTGGAGTCCAGATCAGCTCTGCCAGATTCCAGTTCTATGGGCCAGAGACTAAACCATGGTTCTACCGGCACCAAGCCAGACAAACTGGACATTGTGGGTTTCATCCAGAGA CTGAAGGAGTCCATACGCCACTCTGTCAATACTGACTCACTGGAGTAA
- the itprid1 gene encoding uncharacterized protein itprid1 isoform X1 translates to MQWRPRIHHRDTRMATEGATEKRANLVASKVMWSNRDDVPMSAPERSHGSDRAGICRQNNVQQWLRSHEADAKPDHTREAAAGLLKRNASSEDDLALGVEASLYGKQGVRTVQEFLRSSRSSPVLTRWNSLTSAFSAQSAPLSVMDVLNLWSDDPEEVLLDLGFGCDEPDISGRIPARFINNQSSARGINIQVFLDAQKNRMDIENPDVSNRFRQLEVLQQVTTAFSSLVGGASTDSVSESGVPALASAGAREKRKRMGMLLRRVSRKTLSQTQFQTQNQTQDSQDTNPTPHSPVTHLPQPLAGLPDRRTPLKRARQGLAESICLTPLAEEQGLASEAPEPHSVHQEGALWLEVGKEYQPLISSGIPTRKKSPGEARESFEMEEIQSFDEGSISGSYMGASDTTAVCVMRTNSCQSDSSGFLEEPFIPSITQHPSPGPELMKALSGIFGGSTDSQITVKGASPPSSPPSTSLDPSPPSLSMCHPRPESPLYRPETTSPTEETPRHQDSPTPHSLSDALEMTNSAFGARPSLMENTVTEEDGFSSACGSPCHKPDSPLRHVIIIMKTDRETEHFTVESEEAVPIGGEEKDIAEQSGNVQTGTEAVGDQDTDCYGSHEGSRMNSVALVQMKKETEMKTKVQISSGLEGPVLGPVAVPEVVNQGSETGSVCQDRYSEDPLLGSDPNFSAEPLPASSLPPAEPLPASSLPPAEPLSASLPPVHWETGGSKISEGSSSLVVQEPVPPLYQPADPSTDPPPGPALTSPSEQVSPPSPPPSPSPASWPHQPPASAFPAASSSSPTQAHSPIPNHSLSALTTTPTPSSIPNSPSAHSLTVAPSQAPTPLVPHSGAFRSGRSVSVQMPSSLPSVSHSALRRGGVPHTPSPLGPSFEPRPLTDLTLRQRRNSFSRKAWSDADVSHFAEHRNTAVAMGKAVMTPEMISLLSPVPSLSSSNRWLSRDGSRRSGSFQMKSTSLDTGLWQEEEGDEVGDEDRRWERALFSGLSCCCSCDNRCSCCSQNNHLKPSSVSAFPYSLDELEGMMHCMRKFRCVLTDIEEQLSEDQASVYSSLSDTDRDEVRDILELRKAVKQEAGELELQLTDLVHRYDDSFKMKMHRLLDEQSHLYTQLRLLPLIPKTTPGSASSRSMATQCCLLPWLPLTDMSRPHPSPQATWDLESRSALPDSSSMGQRLNHGSTGTKPDKLDIVGFIQRLKESIRHSVNTDSLE, encoded by the exons atgcaGTGGCGGCCACGGATACATCAT agagacaccaggatggcAACTGAAGGGGCCACAGAGAAGAGAGCCAACTTGGTGGCATCTAAAGTCATGTGGAGTAACAGGGATGACGTACCTATGTCAGCACCAGAACGGTCACATGGCAGTGACAGAGCTG GAATCTGTAGACAGAACAACGTCCAACAGTGGCTTAGAAGTCATGA GGCGGATGCAAAACCAGACCACACCAGAGAAGCTGCAGCAG ggcttcttaagaGGAACGCCAGCAGTGAGGATGACTTAGCGTTGGGCGTCGAAG CGTCTTTATATGGTAAACAGGGAGTGAGGACCGTCCAGGAATTTCTGAG GAGTTCCAGGTCCAGCCCAGTTCTCACCAGGTGGAACAGCTTGACCTCAGCCTTCTCAGCACAGTCAGCTCCACTCAG TGTAATGGATGTGCTGAATCTGTGGAGTGACGACCCAGAGGAGGTCCTACTAGATCTGGGCTTCGGCTGTGACGAGCCTGACATCTCTGGACGGATCCCTGCCCGCTTCATCAACAACCAGTCCAGCGCCCGGGGAATCAACATCCAGGTGTTCCTGGACGCCCAGAAGAACCGCATGGACATAGAGAACCCTGATGTCAGCA ataGGTTCAGGCAGTTGGAGGTGCTGCAGCAGGTTACCACTGCATTCTCATCCCTGGTCGGTGGTGCGTCTACAGACTCCGTCTCCGAGAGCGGAGTTCCAGCTTTAGCTTCAGCCGGGGccagggagaagaggaagagaatgGGCATGCTGCTCCGCCGGGTCTCCAGAAAAACCCTCAGCCAAACCCAGTTTCAGACACAAAACCAGACCCAGGACTCCCAGGACACAAACCCCACTCCCCACAGTCCTGTAACCCACTTACCGCAGCCCCTGGCTGGCCTCCCTGACAGGCGGACCCCGCTGAAACGAGCCAGACAGGGCCTGGCTGAGAGTATATGTCTGACCCCGCTGGCAGAGGAGCAAGGCCTAGCCTCGGAAGCACCAGAGCCCCACTCGGTCCACCAGGAGGGTGCACTCTGGCTGGAGGTGGGGAAGGAGTATCAACCCCTGATCTCCAGTGGTATTCCAACCAGAAAGAAAAGTCCTGGGGAGGCCAGGGAGTCCTTTGAGATGGAGGAG ATCCAGAGCTTTGATGAGGGCAGTATTTCTGGGAGCTACATGGGAGCATCCGACACCACAG cagtgtgtgtgatgaGGACTAACAGCTGCCAGTCTGACAGCAGTGGCTTCCTGGAAGAGCCCTTCATCCCTTCCATTACCCAGCATCCCTCACCTGGACCCGAGCTCATGAAG GCTTTGTCGGGAATATTTGGAGGCAGCACTGACAGCCAGATCACTGTAAAAGGAGCTTCACCCCCCTCGTCCCCCCCATCCACTTCCCTGGAcccttcccctccttccctctccatgTGCCACCCAAGACCCGAGTCTCCTCTATACAGACCAGAGACAACAAGCCCTACAGAGGAGACACCCAGACACCAGGATTCCCCCACACCCCACTCCCTCTCTGATGCCTTGGAGATGACTAACTCTGCTTTTGGAGCCAGGCCAAGCCTAATGGAAAACACTGTCACTGAGGAAGATGGATTCTCTTCGGCCTGCGGTTCACCTTGTCATAAGCCAGACTCTCCGTTACGGCACGTTATTATTATCATGAAAACAGATAGAGAAACAGAACACTTTACTGTGGAATCAGAGGAAGCTGTTCCaataggaggagaggaaaaggacaTAGCGGAACAAAGTGGCAATGTTCAGACAGGAACAGAGGCTGTTGGTGATCAGGACACCGATTGTTATGGGTCACATGAAGGCTCTCGGATGAACTCGGTAGCTCTGGTGCAgatgaagaaagagacagagatgaagaCGAAAGTACAGATTAGTTCTGGTTTGGAAGGTCCAGTGTTGGGTCCTGTTGCTGTTCCTGAGGTGGTGAATCAAGGCTCTGAGACTGGATCTGTTTGTCAGGACCGGTACTCTGAAGATCCTCTATTAGGATCTGACCCTAACTTCTCAGCAGagcctctccctgcctcctctctccccccagcagagcctctccctgcctcctctctccccccagcagagcctctctctgcctccctccccccagtGCACTGGGAAACAGGTGGCTCAAAGATTTCAGAGGGATCCTCAAGCTTGGTTGTCCAAGAGCCTGTCCCACCACTATATCAACCAGCAGACCCATCGACAGACCCACCTCCAGGCCCAGCTTTAACCTCACCTTCAGAGCAAGTGTCACCTCCATCCCCACCACCATCTCCATCCCCAGCCTCGTGGCCACACCAACCTCCAGCCTCAGCTTTTCCGGCAGCATCCAGCTCATCTCCAACCCAAGCCCATTCCCCAATCCCAAACCATTCTCTATCAGCCCTAACCACAACACCAACCCCATCCTCAATTCCAAACTCGCCATCAGCCCATTCCTTAACCGTAGCTCCATCTCAAGCCCCAACTCCACTCGTCCCCCACAGTGGTGCTTTCAGGTCAGGCCGGTCTGTGTCTGTCCAGATGCCCTCCTCCCTGCCCTCTGTCTCCCACTCTGCCCTCCGGAGAGGTGGCGTCCCCCACACCCCCTCCCCGCTCGGCCCTTCCTTCGAGCCCCGCCCCCTGACTGACCTGACGCTCCGGCAGAGGCGGAACTCCTTCTCCAGGAAGGCGTGGTCAGATGCTGATGTCTCCCACTTTGCAGAACACAGAAACACTGCGGTTGCCATGGGAAAGGCAGTCATGACACCTGAGATGATATCCCTCCTGTCCCCCGTCCCCTCCCTGTCATCGTCCAATCGGTGGCTGTCTCGCGACGGTTCACGAAGATCCGGAAGTTTCCAGATGAAGTCCACCTCCTTGGACACGGGGCTGTggcaggaggaagagggggatgaaGTGGGGGATGAGGATAGACGGTGGGAACGAGCCCTGTTCTCTGGGCTTTCCTGCTGCTGCTCCTGTGATAACCGCTGTAGCTGCTGTTCTCAGAACAATCACCTCAAACCATCCTCCGTTTCAGCTTTCCCT TATTCCCTGGATGAGCTGGAGGGGATGATGCACTGTATGAGGAAGTTCCGCTGCGTCCTGACAGACATCGAGGAACAGCTGTCAGAAGACCAGGCCTCGGTGTACAGCTcactctctgacactgacag AGATGAAGTGCGAGACATCTTGGAGCTGAGGAAAGCTGTGAAACAGGAAGCAGGAGAGTTGGAACTGCAGCTCACTGACCTGGTTCATCGCTATGACGACAGCTTCAAAATG AAGATGCACAGACTACTCGATGAACAATCTCACCTCTACACCCAGCTAAGGCTCCTCCCCCTGATCCCCAAGACCACCCCTGGCTCCGCCTCCTCTAGGAGCATGGCCACTCAGTGCTGCCTGCTGCCCTGGCTGCCTTTGACGGACATGTCCAGGCCACACCCCTCACCGCAGGCCACCTGGGATTTGGAGTCCAGATCAGCTCTGCCAGATTCCAGTTCTATGGGCCAGAGACTAAACCATGGTTCTACCGGCACCAAGCCAGACAAACTGGACATTGTGGGTTTCATCCAGAGA CTGAAGGAGTCCATACGCCACTCTGTCAATACTGACTCACTGGAGTAA